One region of Streptomyces sp. NBC_00442 genomic DNA includes:
- a CDS encoding adenylosuccinate synthase, with the protein MPALVLLGAQWGDEGKGKATDLLGGSVDYVVRYQGGNNAGHTVVVGDQKYALHLLPSGILSPGCTPVIGNGVVVDPAVLLSELSGLNERGVDTSKLLISGNAHLITPYNVTLDKVSERFLGKRKIGTTGRGIGPTYADKINRVGIRVQDLYDESILEQKVEAALEGKNQLLAKVYNRRAIEVGKIVEEMLQYAEQLKPFVADTTLILNKALDDDKVVLFEGGQGTLLDVDHGTYPFVTSSNPTAGGACTGAGVGPTKISRVIGILKAYTTRVGAGPFPTELFDEDGEALRRIGGERGVTTGRDRRCGWFDAPIARYATRVNGLTDFFLTKLDVLTGWEEIPVCVAYEIDGKRVEELPYSQTDFHHAKPIYEKLPGWSEDITKAKTFDELPKNAKAYVKALEEMSGAPISAIGVGPGRTETIEINSFI; encoded by the coding sequence GTGCCCGCACTTGTGCTGCTCGGTGCTCAGTGGGGTGACGAGGGCAAGGGAAAGGCCACCGACCTCCTCGGTGGTTCCGTTGACTATGTGGTGCGTTACCAGGGCGGCAACAATGCCGGCCACACGGTCGTCGTAGGCGACCAGAAGTACGCACTGCATCTTCTCCCTTCCGGGATCCTCTCACCGGGGTGCACCCCGGTGATCGGTAACGGAGTCGTCGTCGACCCGGCGGTCCTGCTCTCCGAGCTGAGCGGACTGAACGAGCGAGGCGTCGACACGTCCAAGCTCCTGATCAGCGGCAACGCTCACCTGATCACGCCGTACAACGTCACGCTCGACAAGGTCTCCGAGCGCTTCCTCGGCAAGCGCAAGATCGGTACCACCGGCCGCGGCATCGGCCCGACCTACGCGGACAAGATCAACCGCGTCGGCATCCGCGTCCAGGACCTCTACGACGAGTCGATCCTGGAGCAGAAGGTCGAGGCGGCTCTGGAGGGCAAGAACCAGCTGCTCGCCAAGGTCTACAACCGTCGCGCCATCGAGGTCGGCAAGATCGTCGAGGAGATGCTCCAGTACGCGGAGCAGCTCAAGCCGTTCGTCGCCGACACCACGCTGATCCTCAACAAGGCGCTCGACGACGACAAGGTCGTGCTCTTCGAGGGCGGCCAGGGCACCCTGCTCGACGTGGACCACGGCACGTATCCCTTCGTCACCTCCTCGAACCCGACCGCGGGCGGCGCCTGCACGGGTGCGGGCGTGGGCCCGACGAAGATCAGCCGCGTGATCGGCATCCTCAAGGCGTACACGACCCGCGTCGGCGCGGGACCGTTCCCGACCGAGCTGTTCGACGAGGACGGCGAGGCGCTGCGCCGCATCGGCGGCGAGCGCGGCGTCACCACCGGCCGTGACCGCCGCTGCGGCTGGTTCGACGCGCCGATCGCCCGCTACGCGACCCGCGTGAACGGCCTCACCGACTTCTTCCTCACCAAGCTGGACGTGCTGACCGGCTGGGAGGAGATCCCGGTGTGTGTCGCGTACGAGATCGACGGCAAGCGCGTCGAGGAACTCCCGTACTCCCAGACCGACTTCCACCACGCGAAGCCGATCTACGAGAAGCTGCCGGGATGGTCCGAGGACATCACCAAGGCCAAGACCTTCGACGAGCTGCCGAAGAACGCGAAGGCGTATGTGAAGGCCCTGGAGGAGATGTCCGGTGCGCCGATCTCCGCGATCGGCGTCGGCCCCGGCCGTACCGAGACCATCGAGATCAACTCCTTCATCTAG
- a CDS encoding NADP-dependent oxidoreductase, whose product MRAIVQQAFGGPEVLKVTEVERPDPLPTEILVRVKAIGVNPVEAMIRSGAFPLHGEPPFVLGWDVSGVVEHVVPGTSRFREGDEVFGMPLFPRAAGAYAEFVAAPSRHFAHKPSSLSHAEAAAIPLAGLTAWQSLVEIAEVGPGQRVLIHAGGGGVGHLAVQIAKARGAYVITTASAAKHTFLKELGADEVIDYRMADFAETVSGVDTVLELIGGDYADRSLRTLRPGGLLVTAVARADAELAARTEESGRRFAGVSVEPDHVGLDALAALVDKGLLRPHVDRVLPLESAYAAHELIEGGHVTGKVVLEP is encoded by the coding sequence ATGCGAGCCATCGTTCAGCAGGCCTTCGGCGGGCCCGAGGTTCTGAAGGTCACGGAGGTCGAGCGGCCGGATCCGCTGCCCACCGAGATCCTGGTGCGGGTCAAGGCGATCGGGGTCAACCCGGTCGAGGCCATGATCCGCAGCGGCGCCTTCCCGCTGCACGGCGAGCCCCCGTTCGTCCTGGGCTGGGACGTGTCGGGTGTGGTCGAGCACGTGGTGCCGGGCACTTCGCGCTTCCGGGAGGGCGACGAGGTCTTCGGGATGCCGCTGTTCCCGCGCGCGGCCGGCGCGTACGCCGAGTTCGTCGCGGCGCCCTCGCGCCACTTCGCCCACAAGCCGTCCTCGCTGAGTCACGCGGAGGCCGCCGCGATCCCGCTGGCCGGTCTCACGGCGTGGCAGAGCCTGGTGGAGATCGCCGAAGTGGGGCCGGGGCAGCGGGTGTTGATCCACGCGGGCGGCGGCGGAGTCGGGCACCTGGCCGTCCAGATCGCCAAGGCGCGCGGCGCGTACGTCATCACCACCGCGAGCGCGGCCAAGCACACGTTCCTGAAGGAGCTCGGCGCCGATGAGGTCATCGACTACCGGATGGCCGACTTCGCCGAGACGGTCTCCGGAGTGGACACCGTCCTGGAACTGATCGGCGGCGACTACGCGGACCGCTCCCTGCGCACCCTGCGGCCCGGCGGCCTCCTGGTCACCGCGGTCGCCCGCGCGGACGCCGAACTCGCCGCGCGCACCGAGGAGTCGGGCCGCCGGTTCGCCGGAGTCTCGGTGGAGCCCGACCACGTGGGCCTCGACGCGCTGGCGGCCCTGGTGGACAAGGGCCTGCTCCGCCCGCACGTGG